Proteins co-encoded in one Spirosoma endbachense genomic window:
- a CDS encoding AAA family ATPase, with translation MDTLSTLLYESDETLIFREKGPNGTQIRKVLRATTPDPDQILQFTNEFEYTKDLRISGVRRSLALHKENQQYSLLLEYIDGATLGEVFVGKNQPLDTVLSLFITVSGILGQLHNRNIIHKDIHDNNILWIEKTKSPVVIDFGIANRIDLLSTNLGNPERIKGRLTHMSPEQTGRVNRKVDSRSDLYSLGVTMYQVLTGQFPFQATDPLELVHAHIAWPIPNATSANPAIPAIVSEIVTQLMAKNAEERYQSAFGLKVDLERCLTQYRETGQINPFPLKQRDFSGKFQIPQKLYGRPGEVETLLRAFDRVSRGSVELFLVAGYSGVGKTALIGEIYKPVTEKRGYFAGGKFDQYQRNIPYFAFKQALGEFCMLLLTERKETLSRWQQLIQESVGENGQVLTDMIPELTTLIGPQPDVPKLDPQEATNRFNLVFSKFMKAIARPEHPFVLFLDDLQWADVASLNLIRLLITDVNHSCFLVIGAYRDNEVSAGHPLLKMLDTAQDESAVINAIVLDPLREEHLFQLIKESLLTDDSTVQELTKLVYAKTQGNAFFTLEFLKSLNQMGLVIFDANQLKWQIDFAGIRRRAITNNVIDLLVEKMGMLPETTQSLLKMAACIGGLFDMQLLAYLSGQDIPESLQNLWAAVEEGLISPVGENYQYADIIQHTESFRIQIEFSHDRVQQAAYSLMTSDEQARLHLRIGRFLLQHQLHNEDHLFDLVNHLNAGAELITEPAERAQLTRLNLTASLKARQASAHLSAFTYVNLARRLAGDQSWTDDYDFALLLHKTAADLEYLNGNFSAAETLMHVCLEHVQTLSEKADVYFLLMQIQSNTTRYYEAIESARQGLKLLDFDFPEKAADADALIPAVLTKILTYFGQHGVEGIYDKEDMTDKRLLAIINILDNLSPPTYVTGESSLWTIHVLFKIDLTIEHGLTPQGGYAFSELGLLFFILNQYDFAFPAAQLSRKIAQKFIKESPRHLSRVGHLYTNYNLPWMRPISETVALNDEFYQLSLEAGELIYAGYTSFFPYFNSYYQGKESLNALLNRLPEGLEFTKKIHHDLAHDSLWGLNLVLACLTGKTASENSFDLPEKSEQELLSYCQTVNDAFGSTVYNVLKGQALYLLGRLHEAQECLETAYALAGAMSGCVAIDTSFRLTYCLTLLALLPQADEQTKALYWTKIDQFSLQFTTWALHNPATFTHKKLLIDAEIARTRLENAVAVRNYAKAITSAEANGYERELALIHRLAADFWLGAGYPFYAKPHIETARYTFYRLDYTRVAEAIDKKYESLFAAVDPNSDGATRPYYLKARNYLRTTVSENSSVLDIRSVLKAASALSEELVLDRLLDKMLRIVLENAGGQRAVLLVPNLGAWRVEAEQNLLATNKSDFEPTDLDNIKTLPATVINYAIRTQAEVFSSNTKLLKAFERDPYLKAQAPASYLCIPLIFKGDMVGILYLEHQTGYNAFTSTGLNLLRLLSSQMAASLANAILYREQVELSRAYQRFVPHSFINALGRKNILQVELGDNIDQEMTVMFCDIRAYSSLSEGMTPEDNFRFINTYLKRVGPVIRANQGFINHYLGDGFIAVFKNNPEDALRAALQLSETIEQYNEKRLTDGRIPISVGMGIHTGRVMMGIIGDEERHDANVISDAVNISSRLEGLTKTFGSTILLSEKTLTGILHPGLFMFRFLGHIRVKGKEDALDVYEMISTNAPDLLEKKIQTLDLFKDGLDNYYKKRFGEAAVSLRKVLDINPADKTAYRYLLNAARYLVETPSEGWDGVETMTEK, from the coding sequence ATGGATACGCTATCTACACTACTTTATGAGAGTGACGAAACCCTGATCTTCCGCGAGAAAGGTCCCAATGGGACGCAAATCCGGAAGGTGTTACGGGCCACGACACCTGATCCTGACCAGATTCTTCAGTTCACGAATGAGTTTGAATACACAAAAGATCTGCGCATTTCCGGCGTTCGCAGGTCGCTTGCCCTTCACAAGGAAAATCAGCAATATTCGCTCCTGTTGGAATACATTGACGGGGCTACCCTTGGCGAAGTATTTGTTGGCAAGAATCAGCCGCTCGATACGGTGCTTTCACTGTTTATTACGGTGTCAGGAATTTTAGGGCAGTTACATAATCGAAATATCATCCACAAAGACATTCACGACAACAATATCCTGTGGATCGAAAAAACGAAAAGCCCTGTGGTGATTGATTTCGGAATCGCTAACCGGATCGACCTGCTCTCCACAAATCTGGGCAATCCAGAACGGATCAAGGGTCGACTCACGCACATGTCGCCGGAGCAGACAGGCCGTGTCAATCGAAAGGTCGATAGTCGATCGGATCTCTATTCGCTGGGTGTTACCATGTATCAGGTACTGACGGGTCAATTTCCTTTCCAGGCAACCGACCCGCTTGAACTGGTGCATGCCCATATTGCCTGGCCGATTCCGAATGCAACATCCGCGAATCCGGCAATTCCGGCCATTGTCTCAGAAATCGTGACTCAGCTCATGGCCAAAAATGCAGAAGAGCGCTATCAATCAGCATTTGGGCTGAAAGTTGACCTCGAACGTTGCCTGACTCAATATCGCGAAACTGGTCAGATCAACCCATTCCCGTTGAAACAACGCGATTTTTCGGGGAAATTTCAGATTCCTCAGAAACTCTACGGGCGGCCTGGTGAAGTAGAAACGCTCTTACGGGCTTTCGACCGGGTCAGTCGGGGTAGTGTCGAACTATTTTTGGTTGCCGGTTATTCGGGGGTAGGCAAAACAGCCCTTATTGGCGAAATTTATAAGCCTGTCACCGAGAAACGGGGGTATTTTGCCGGCGGCAAGTTCGATCAGTATCAACGCAACATTCCCTATTTTGCGTTTAAACAAGCGCTGGGAGAATTCTGTATGCTGTTACTTACCGAACGTAAGGAAACCCTCAGCCGGTGGCAGCAATTGATACAGGAAAGTGTCGGTGAAAATGGGCAGGTACTAACTGACATGATTCCTGAATTAACGACTCTTATTGGCCCACAACCCGATGTACCTAAACTAGATCCACAGGAAGCTACCAACCGCTTCAATCTTGTTTTTTCAAAATTCATGAAGGCTATTGCCCGACCTGAACACCCATTTGTTCTCTTCCTGGATGACCTTCAATGGGCCGATGTGGCCTCGCTCAATCTCATTCGCCTATTGATAACGGATGTAAATCATTCGTGCTTTCTGGTAATTGGTGCCTACCGCGACAACGAAGTAAGTGCTGGGCATCCGCTGTTGAAAATGCTCGATACAGCCCAGGATGAATCGGCAGTAATCAACGCTATCGTGTTGGACCCACTACGCGAAGAACACCTGTTTCAACTCATCAAAGAATCATTACTGACCGATGATAGCACGGTACAGGAACTAACCAAATTGGTTTATGCCAAAACGCAGGGCAATGCATTCTTCACGCTGGAATTTTTGAAATCGTTGAATCAAATGGGGCTGGTGATCTTCGACGCCAACCAACTCAAATGGCAAATTGATTTTGCCGGTATTCGTCGCCGGGCCATTACCAACAATGTGATCGATCTGTTGGTAGAAAAAATGGGAATGCTGCCCGAAACCACTCAGTCGCTTCTGAAAATGGCAGCCTGTATTGGTGGTTTGTTTGATATGCAGCTGTTGGCCTATCTGAGCGGGCAGGATATACCAGAATCATTACAGAATCTATGGGCGGCTGTCGAAGAAGGGCTCATTTCGCCAGTCGGAGAAAACTATCAGTATGCAGACATTATTCAGCATACCGAGTCATTCAGGATTCAGATCGAGTTTTCACACGACCGCGTACAACAGGCCGCTTATTCGCTCATGACCAGCGACGAGCAGGCCAGGCTTCATTTACGGATCGGGCGTTTTCTGCTCCAGCACCAACTCCACAACGAAGACCATTTGTTTGATCTGGTCAACCACCTCAACGCAGGTGCTGAACTAATCACGGAACCCGCCGAACGCGCCCAGCTCACCCGCCTGAATCTGACAGCCAGCCTGAAAGCCCGCCAGGCAAGTGCGCATCTATCGGCCTTCACGTATGTCAATCTGGCCCGGCGGCTGGCAGGCGATCAAAGCTGGACCGACGATTATGATTTTGCTTTATTGCTCCACAAAACAGCGGCTGATCTGGAATACCTCAACGGCAATTTCTCGGCGGCAGAAACCCTAATGCATGTCTGCCTTGAGCATGTACAGACCTTATCTGAAAAAGCGGATGTGTATTTTCTGCTGATGCAGATTCAGAGCAATACAACTCGTTACTACGAGGCTATCGAATCGGCCCGACAGGGACTGAAATTGCTCGATTTCGACTTCCCCGAAAAAGCGGCCGACGCAGATGCGCTCATTCCGGCCGTGCTCACAAAAATTCTGACGTATTTCGGTCAACACGGGGTCGAAGGTATCTACGACAAAGAAGACATGACCGACAAACGGTTGTTGGCCATTATCAACATTCTGGACAATCTCTCACCACCAACCTATGTAACAGGGGAGTCAAGTTTGTGGACCATCCACGTACTGTTCAAAATTGACCTGACCATTGAGCATGGCCTGACTCCACAGGGCGGGTATGCCTTTTCTGAGCTTGGCTTGCTGTTTTTCATTTTGAATCAGTATGATTTCGCTTTTCCGGCGGCTCAGCTTAGCCGAAAAATAGCCCAAAAATTCATCAAAGAATCGCCCCGGCATCTGAGCCGGGTAGGCCACTTATACACCAACTACAACCTGCCCTGGATGCGCCCCATTAGCGAAACCGTGGCCCTAAATGATGAATTTTATCAGCTCAGCCTGGAGGCAGGCGAGTTGATTTATGCAGGATACACCAGCTTTTTTCCGTATTTCAACAGCTATTATCAGGGTAAGGAGTCGCTGAATGCATTGCTCAATCGCCTACCCGAGGGGCTGGAGTTTACCAAAAAAATCCATCACGATTTAGCCCACGATTCGCTTTGGGGGCTGAACCTCGTACTAGCCTGTCTGACCGGAAAAACAGCATCGGAGAATAGCTTCGACTTACCCGAGAAAAGTGAGCAGGAATTACTCTCCTATTGCCAAACCGTCAATGACGCATTCGGTAGTACGGTCTATAATGTACTGAAAGGACAGGCTCTCTATTTACTTGGACGGCTCCACGAGGCTCAGGAGTGTCTGGAAACAGCTTATGCGCTGGCTGGCGCGATGAGCGGCTGTGTGGCCATAGACACTTCGTTTCGACTAACATACTGTCTGACATTACTGGCTTTGCTACCCCAGGCAGATGAGCAGACAAAAGCTTTGTACTGGACAAAAATTGACCAGTTCAGCCTGCAATTTACGACATGGGCACTACACAACCCTGCCACATTTACCCATAAAAAACTGCTGATTGATGCAGAAATTGCCCGTACCAGATTAGAAAATGCAGTAGCTGTTCGGAACTATGCCAAAGCCATAACTTCCGCCGAAGCCAATGGCTATGAACGCGAACTGGCTCTGATTCACCGCCTGGCAGCTGATTTCTGGCTGGGAGCGGGTTACCCGTTTTATGCTAAACCCCATATCGAAACGGCCCGATACACGTTTTACCGGTTGGATTACACACGGGTAGCTGAGGCAATCGACAAAAAATATGAATCCTTGTTTGCTGCTGTTGACCCCAATAGCGACGGCGCGACTAGGCCATACTACCTGAAAGCCCGAAATTATCTGCGTACAACCGTTTCGGAAAACAGTAGTGTACTTGATATTCGAAGCGTGCTCAAAGCGGCCAGTGCGTTATCGGAAGAGCTGGTTCTGGATCGTTTACTGGACAAAATGCTCCGGATCGTGCTGGAAAATGCGGGGGGGCAGCGAGCCGTATTGTTAGTTCCCAACCTGGGTGCCTGGCGCGTTGAAGCCGAACAAAATCTATTGGCTACGAATAAATCTGACTTTGAACCAACTGATCTGGATAACATAAAAACGCTGCCTGCAACGGTAATCAACTATGCGATTCGTACCCAGGCTGAAGTTTTTTCCAGTAATACAAAGTTGCTCAAAGCTTTCGAACGAGATCCGTATCTGAAAGCACAGGCACCAGCGTCCTATTTATGTATTCCGTTGATTTTCAAGGGCGATATGGTTGGCATTCTTTATCTTGAACACCAGACCGGTTATAACGCCTTTACGTCTACAGGTCTTAATCTGCTGCGTCTACTGAGCAGTCAGATGGCTGCTTCGCTTGCCAATGCCATCCTCTATCGCGAACAGGTAGAACTAAGCCGGGCCTACCAGCGGTTCGTGCCGCATTCGTTCATCAACGCGCTAGGCCGGAAAAACATTTTACAGGTCGAGCTAGGCGACAATATCGATCAGGAAATGACAGTAATGTTCTGCGACATTCGCGCTTATTCGAGTTTGTCGGAAGGCATGACCCCGGAAGATAATTTTCGTTTTATCAATACCTACCTCAAACGTGTCGGACCTGTGATCCGGGCCAATCAGGGCTTCATCAATCACTACCTTGGCGATGGCTTCATTGCCGTATTCAAGAACAATCCTGAAGATGCACTACGGGCTGCTCTTCAGCTTTCAGAAACGATTGAGCAGTATAACGAAAAGCGCCTGACTGATGGCCGGATACCGATTAGCGTAGGCATGGGTATTCATACCGGTCGAGTAATGATGGGTATTATCGGCGACGAAGAACGCCATGATGCCAACGTTATTTCCGATGCCGTCAATATTTCGTCACGACTGGAGGGACTTACCAAAACATTTGGCAGTACGATTCTGCTGAGCGAAAAAACCCTGACTGGCATTCTCCATCCTGGCTTATTCATGTTCCGGTTTCTGGGTCATATTCGGGTTAAGGGGAAAGAAGATGCGTTGGATGTATACGAGATGATCAGCACAAATGCGCCTGATTTACTTGAGAAGAAGATACAGACGCTCGACTTATTTAAAGATGGATTAGATAATTATTACAAAAAGCGGTTCGGCGAAGCAGCCGTTTCGCTACGAAAAGTATTGGACATAAATCCGGCCGATAAAACGGCTTATCGGTACTTGCTGAACGCAGCGCGGTATTTAGTGGAGACCCCATCGGAGGGATGGGATGGCGTAGAAACAATGACCGAAAAATAA
- a CDS encoding methyltransferase domain-containing protein has translation MTPALEVPHEQKSINEQEIINYYDDCQIDYEIVWHLKSKMCMHYGYWDNTTRRLRDALTNMNRKVAEFARITPGETILDAGCGVGGMSIFLARQYRCQTVGITLSEKQVRTATNNASKHEVALNCRFERQNYLATTFPDNSFDVVVGIESICYAHDKADFLREAFRVLKPGGRVMIADFFSNGVLPDTDEAQLMQKWTATWAIKSYADSNEFWEALPAVGFVNCRQQNVTDHVVKSIRRLYYSFFPGVIVTKLLQWVGIRNQTQTDNTWSTHYQYKAYQQNLWQYRFFCAEKPNV, from the coding sequence ATGACACCAGCTTTAGAAGTACCTCATGAACAAAAGAGTATCAATGAACAGGAAATAATTAACTATTATGATGACTGCCAGATCGATTATGAGATTGTCTGGCACCTAAAGTCGAAGATGTGTATGCACTACGGTTACTGGGATAACACGACCCGGCGGCTGCGCGACGCACTGACTAATATGAATCGAAAAGTGGCTGAATTTGCCAGGATTACACCGGGTGAAACAATCCTCGATGCAGGCTGTGGCGTAGGCGGTATGTCTATTTTTCTGGCACGCCAATACCGATGTCAGACAGTAGGAATCACGCTCAGCGAAAAACAGGTTCGAACCGCTACCAACAATGCCAGTAAACATGAAGTGGCTCTGAACTGTCGGTTCGAGCGACAGAACTACCTGGCCACCACGTTTCCCGATAACTCCTTCGATGTGGTTGTAGGCATTGAAAGCATCTGCTACGCCCACGACAAAGCCGATTTTCTCCGCGAAGCGTTCCGGGTGCTAAAACCGGGTGGTCGGGTGATGATCGCCGATTTTTTCAGCAATGGGGTCCTTCCAGACACAGATGAGGCCCAGCTGATGCAAAAATGGACTGCAACCTGGGCCATCAAAAGCTATGCAGATAGCAACGAATTCTGGGAAGCACTGCCGGCGGTAGGTTTTGTGAACTGTCGGCAACAGAACGTAACCGATCATGTAGTGAAAAGTATTCGCCGATTGTATTATTCGTTCTTTCCGGGTGTTATCGTTACCAAGTTGCTCCAATGGGTCGGTATTCGTAATCAGACACAGACCGATAATACCTGGTCTACCCATTATCAGTACAAAGCCTACCAGCAGAATTTATGGCAATATCGATTCTTCTGTGCCGAAAAACCCAATGTGTGA
- a CDS encoding oxygenase MpaB family protein yields MSASTRTLWTDDFLNQKRLIGDPLADTTIGTIMKLGLKGELDQLFRLLTQNDSFATLSAHKFQGFSPELVRAIEPFFEESGQLPADLGDPFELNTAADEFEDRMIPILLSLHCKSLPLSYACANGAKVLHQAGRMVVHDKSLKPFTRRLFETAQFVNNLMAKNGFEPTGNAIISVQKVRLMHAAIRFYTKLRPWDVGLFGEPINQEDLALGHQIFSSVIISGLRQLGIEVSDNQERCYLYLWQTVAHILGIQPDLVTQTQADGEYLLQRIMDRQAAPSDEGAALTYACIEFVDGKLQWSSIKHLTPRLMRFLIGDQYARMLQIPGTPAVAENANPEDFSLISTLFPRWDAVNESNLLLKSATRFILNSGLDVGLKAYNDSPQDQFFVPSSLSDYLNQKNAISLSAGAEAQTLTMAIERFDALTKLLKNLNHPLGFFTIAGSHLTKQVADNIQKKAFVNHASIGALYLKSVNRFFNEVNHVGKDEAVAGPWRVVFQSDQRLLTIDQHLLLPGYAYLAYDLIRVLTDNLTAQQLTGFKSDYQHIITLFTNIYMRLIEQLGRIHPDYGWLAGLAFEPARESAFATFRAEVTDAWSFTTQLTDLDADSTATRLAHDLATATVADQIANPTDDSRQKLNELAERQFPIDQPDQTVAAKLDALLADDFH; encoded by the coding sequence ATGAGCGCTTCCACACGCACGCTATGGACCGATGATTTTCTGAACCAGAAACGACTGATTGGCGATCCGCTGGCCGATACCACCATTGGAACGATTATGAAGCTTGGTCTAAAAGGCGAATTAGATCAACTTTTTCGCTTACTAACCCAAAACGACTCTTTCGCCACGCTTTCAGCACATAAATTTCAAGGTTTTAGCCCGGAGCTTGTGCGGGCTATCGAGCCTTTTTTCGAAGAATCGGGTCAACTTCCGGCCGACCTGGGCGATCCCTTCGAATTGAACACAGCTGCTGATGAATTCGAAGATCGCATGATACCCATTCTGTTGTCGCTTCATTGCAAATCGCTCCCGCTTAGCTATGCCTGTGCCAATGGAGCTAAAGTGCTGCATCAGGCTGGCCGCATGGTCGTGCATGATAAGTCGCTCAAACCCTTTACACGACGGCTGTTCGAAACGGCTCAGTTTGTGAATAATCTGATGGCCAAAAATGGATTTGAGCCAACCGGTAATGCCATCATCAGTGTTCAGAAAGTGCGGCTTATGCACGCGGCAATTCGTTTCTACACCAAACTTCGGCCCTGGGATGTCGGCCTGTTTGGTGAACCCATCAACCAGGAAGACCTGGCTCTCGGTCACCAGATTTTTAGTTCGGTCATTATCAGCGGGCTCCGGCAACTTGGCATCGAGGTATCTGACAATCAGGAACGGTGTTATCTCTATTTATGGCAGACCGTAGCACACATCCTGGGCATTCAACCCGATCTGGTAACGCAGACACAAGCTGATGGCGAGTATTTATTACAACGAATTATGGACAGGCAGGCCGCCCCTTCCGATGAAGGAGCTGCGCTGACCTACGCCTGCATCGAATTTGTTGACGGCAAATTGCAATGGTCGTCTATCAAGCATCTGACACCACGGCTGATGCGCTTCCTGATCGGTGACCAATACGCCCGGATGTTGCAAATTCCGGGTACACCAGCTGTTGCTGAAAATGCTAATCCAGAGGATTTCAGTCTGATAAGTACTTTATTTCCAAGATGGGATGCCGTGAATGAAAGCAATTTACTACTTAAGTCGGCTACGCGGTTTATACTCAATAGTGGTCTCGACGTTGGGCTTAAAGCCTACAACGATAGCCCTCAGGATCAGTTCTTTGTGCCGTCATCGCTCTCGGATTATCTCAACCAAAAGAATGCCATTTCCCTATCGGCCGGGGCCGAGGCTCAAACGTTGACCATGGCCATTGAACGGTTTGATGCCTTAACAAAGCTCCTCAAGAATCTGAATCACCCCCTTGGTTTCTTTACCATTGCCGGGAGCCACTTAACAAAACAGGTAGCCGACAACATTCAGAAAAAAGCATTTGTCAATCATGCATCGATCGGCGCACTCTACCTGAAAAGCGTCAATCGTTTTTTTAACGAGGTCAATCACGTTGGTAAAGATGAGGCCGTTGCCGGGCCCTGGCGCGTAGTATTTCAATCTGACCAACGACTACTCACTATTGATCAGCACCTGTTGCTTCCTGGCTATGCCTATCTAGCCTATGACCTGATCCGGGTATTGACCGATAACCTTACAGCTCAACAGCTAACAGGCTTCAAATCAGATTACCAGCACATCATTACACTGTTCACCAACATCTATATGAGGCTCATCGAGCAGCTTGGCCGTATACATCCCGACTACGGCTGGCTAGCTGGCCTGGCCTTTGAACCTGCCCGCGAATCTGCATTTGCCACGTTCCGGGCTGAAGTCACTGACGCCTGGTCATTTACCACTCAACTCACGGATTTGGACGCTGATTCTACGGCAACCAGACTTGCACATGATTTGGCGACGGCGACTGTAGCCGATCAAATTGCCAACCCTACTGACGACAGCCGCCAAAAATTAAACGAACTCGCTGAGCGTCAATTCCCTATCGATCAACCTGACCAGACAGTAGCCGCTAAACTGGATGCTTTGTTAGCCGACGACTTTCATTAA